The Lactuca sativa cultivar Salinas chromosome 2, Lsat_Salinas_v11, whole genome shotgun sequence genome includes a window with the following:
- the LOC111911709 gene encoding uncharacterized protein LOC111911709 isoform X3, with translation MSRAMLAVVPYSFAAVKPAPEQPHRSQVSIKTQKKASRSSTAGFGAKKREPLWQCVKNCGACCKLDKGPAFPSPEEIFDDPSDIQLYKSLVGMDGWCIHFEKSTRTCSIYADRPYFCRVEPDVFETLYGIDKKKFNKEACRFTFY, from the exons ATGTCGAGGGCGATGTTGGCGGTTGTTCCCTACTCTTTCGCCGCCGTCAAACCGGCACCGGAACAACCACATCGGAGTCAAGTCTCAATAAAAACCCAGAAAAAGGCTTCCCGTAGCAGCACCGCCGGTTTCGGAGCCAAGAAAAGGGAACCTCTTTGGCAGTGCGTAAAGAATTGCGGTGCCTGCTGTAAGTTGGACAAGGGTCCCGCTTTCCCCTCCCCTGAAGAAATCTTCGACGATCCTTCTGATATTCAA CTATATAAAAGCTTGGTAGGCATGGATGGGTGGTGCATCCATTTCGAGAAAAGCACAAGAACATGCTCCATATATGCTG ATCGACCATACTTTTGTCGAGTTGAACCAGATGTTTTTGAAACTTTATACGGAATTGACAAGAAAAAATTCAACAAAGAAGCTTGCAG ATTCACTTTCTACTAA
- the LOC111911709 gene encoding uncharacterized protein LOC111911709 isoform X2 produces the protein MSRAMLAVVPYSFAAVKPAPEQPHRSQVSIKTQKKASRSSTAGFGAKKREPLWQCVKNCGACCKLDKGPAFPSPEEIFDDPSDIQLYKSLVGMDGWCIHFEKSTRTCSIYADRPYFCRVEPDVFETLYGIDKKKFNKEACSCIDTIKAVYGSQSEELDKFKNAIRS, from the exons ATGTCGAGGGCGATGTTGGCGGTTGTTCCCTACTCTTTCGCCGCCGTCAAACCGGCACCGGAACAACCACATCGGAGTCAAGTCTCAATAAAAACCCAGAAAAAGGCTTCCCGTAGCAGCACCGCCGGTTTCGGAGCCAAGAAAAGGGAACCTCTTTGGCAGTGCGTAAAGAATTGCGGTGCCTGCTGTAAGTTGGACAAGGGTCCCGCTTTCCCCTCCCCTGAAGAAATCTTCGACGATCCTTCTGATATTCAA CTATATAAAAGCTTGGTAGGCATGGATGGGTGGTGCATCCATTTCGAGAAAAGCACAAGAACATGCTCCATATATGCTG ATCGACCATACTTTTGTCGAGTTGAACCAGATGTTTTTGAAACTTTATACGGAATTGACAAGAAAAAATTCAACAAAGAAGCTTGCAG CTGCATAGATACAATTAAAGCTGTTTATGGCTCTCAATCAGAGGAATTGGACAAATTCAAAAATGCAATTAGGAGCTAA
- the LOC111911709 gene encoding uncharacterized protein LOC111911709 isoform X1, with protein MSRAMLAVVPYSFAAVKPAPEQPHRSQVSIKTQKKASRSSTAGFGAKKREPLWQCVKNCGACCKLDKGPAFPSPEEIFDDPSDIQLYKSLVGMDGWCIHFEKSTRTCSIYADRPYFCRVEPDVFETLYGIDKKKFNKEACSSCIDTIKAVYGSQSEELDKFKNAIRS; from the exons ATGTCGAGGGCGATGTTGGCGGTTGTTCCCTACTCTTTCGCCGCCGTCAAACCGGCACCGGAACAACCACATCGGAGTCAAGTCTCAATAAAAACCCAGAAAAAGGCTTCCCGTAGCAGCACCGCCGGTTTCGGAGCCAAGAAAAGGGAACCTCTTTGGCAGTGCGTAAAGAATTGCGGTGCCTGCTGTAAGTTGGACAAGGGTCCCGCTTTCCCCTCCCCTGAAGAAATCTTCGACGATCCTTCTGATATTCAA CTATATAAAAGCTTGGTAGGCATGGATGGGTGGTGCATCCATTTCGAGAAAAGCACAAGAACATGCTCCATATATGCTG ATCGACCATACTTTTGTCGAGTTGAACCAGATGTTTTTGAAACTTTATACGGAATTGACAAGAAAAAATTCAACAAAGAAGCTTGCAG TAGCTGCATAGATACAATTAAAGCTGTTTATGGCTCTCAATCAGAGGAATTGGACAAATTCAAAAATGCAATTAGGAGCTAA